A segment of the Candidatus Methanomethylicota archaeon genome:
TAGTACCTTTAATAAAAGAAAGAATTTGATTATAATTTTCAATTGCTTTTTTCTTATCTACAGCATCTATCTTACTTTGAACAATTACTATATTTTTTATTCCTATTATCTCTAAAGCTACAAGATGTTCCCTAGTTTGTGGTTGAGGACATTCTTCATTTGCTGCAATTACTAATATAGCACCATCCATTAAAGCTGCCCCAGAAAGCATTGTAGCCATTAAACTTTCATGGCCAGGAGCATCTACAAAAGAAACTTTTCTAAGAAAAATTGTTGGTATATTATGTACTGGGCATATTTCCTTAGTAGTAAAGCATTCAGGAGGAGGACATTCTGGACATTTTCTAAATGTTGTATCTGCATATCCCAATTTTATAGTAATACCTCTTTTGAGCTCTTCACTATGACGAGCTGCCCATATACCACTTAAAGCTGCTACAAGTGTAGTTTTTCCATGATCTACATGTCCAGTTAATCCTATATTACATTCTGGCTGCTTAAAATCAGCCATTTTTTTCCTCCTTTACAACTAAATTTATTTGGACGATATCTTCTGTTATCATATTTCCCCTAATCAATTTCTTTCTCCTTTCTCCTTCTTTTTTAGGATGATAGCCAGGAGGGCCAGATAATAGAGCATATTTTTTTACCCCACCCTGTATATCAGGTCTCATTGGTATTCCACTTTTATCACTCCCACCTGTTATTACTAATTTCTTACCAGGATAGCCAAAAGCTTCTCCATCCACATAGTCTCCTATCTTCAGTCCTATGAATATTCGCGCCATTTCATCTTTTACAGTAATGGTCTTAGATTTACCATCTTCTGGATTAGATACTACTAGTTTAAACTCTACCAACTACACCACCAGTTTTTTCTTTAATCAAAGTTCGAGGTTGACAATGTTTATAACTCTTTCGCATTTATGATTCTACAGATTCTAATTCTTTATCTAAACGTAATTTTAAGATTTTATCTAATAATTCTAATTCTTCTTGTGAAAGTTTATCTTTAAATTTTTCTTTAAGTAAGAATATATCATTATCACTTACTGCTACATAAAGTAGTTCTCCTTCTTTTACTTGCCTACCTACTATGAAATCTCCTTTAACTGATATTGCTACTTTATCACCTTTTTTTGCCAAATCTATGTTATTTCCACGATCTTGTATTTGCATAATTTCTCCTATTATCTCACCATTTTCTTTCATTAAGGGATAGCCTGGCTTTATGCATCCTAATAAAACTTCAATACCAAAAATAGGTGGAGAGCTTCTTCTAAAGACATATCCAGGAAGAACTTTTATAACTCCAGGAAGAATAACTTGACTAAATTCTTTAGAACGCATTTCTTCAATAATTTTTGTATGCCAAGCTTTAAAATCATCAACTATATGATATATTACATTACTAATAAAAATGGGAATTCCTCTATTTTTAGCTTCTATACTTGCTTCTTGAGTAATATTTATATTAAAACCTAGTATTGCTCCAAGTTCTGGTTTTTTTCTTTTAACAATAGTTGCTTCTATAATATCTTTTTTACTAATTGGACCAATATCTGATATTCTCACTGGAATGCCTGAAGATTTTAAAAATTTTACTAATGCTTCAAGCGA
Coding sequences within it:
- a CDS encoding 30S ribosomal protein S6e, encoding MVEFKLVVSNPEDGKSKTITVKDEMARIFIGLKIGDYVDGEAFGYPGKKLVITGGSDKSGIPMRPDIQGGVKKYALLSGPPGYHPKKEGERRKKLIRGNMITEDIVQINLVVKEEKNG